AGAGCAGCTTTTGCCCTCTCTCTTTTTTGATGATGTTGAGCTTGTAGTAGTGGCGCAAAGCTCGGGACATCTTCTCGTACGTCATGTTGTCTCGGTTCTGTAAAAAGAAATCACACGTCACCACGCTGCTTAGCTACCTGATTTGCTGATTTATGATGGGATATGATTCATGAACCAACCTTGTGGTTCCCCCAGAGACGTGCCAGTCCATTTGGGTCCACCACCCTGAACACCAGGCTCTCCGGGTCTTCCCATCGGATGTATTCTTGGTAACGGTCATCACACAGCAACTGATACACGTAGTCCCACAGGAGTCGGCACTCTGGTCACAGTTAGAATAGCATAACACACATGCTAATGCAAAggaaatttaaaatgcaaatcaatCTCAAATCCACTGGTACAGTTTCTTTAAGCAATATTTTTGATTTAAGAATAAAATCACCCCATAACAACTGATTATTTGCAGATTAGAGCCAGCTTCTAGTTCACTGACTCAGGACTTTTGGTCTGTGTCGCTCTTTTgcgcacaaaaaaaaacaacaaaaacaaacgtcAAATGGAGGACAGCTgaaacaaaatgtgaacaacGCACAAAGAGGTGCTGACActtctttaaagaaaaacagaaccagGGAGGACTTAAAATGATTTGCTACTAAATGGACTTTGTTCATATATATGTTATGGATGAGTCTTAAGCATCAGTTTCATAACACATCAACCACCAGATCTATAATTGGCTGAAAACATATCAAAGGTTTGAGGTTTTGTACACTCtacttttaaaacaaatatgCATTTTTCTATATAAAGCCGTGAACAGAAGTTCATGTATACTTGCTGTTTAGTTTAACTGCACCACTTCTGTCAAGAGAGGTGGTCAAACATGCAATATAAGCATTTCTGTATGTATACTTTTGACCCTGCAGAATTTGTCATGTTTCTAGAAgaccaaaatgcattttttttgtgacaaagatgcatgaGTTTCAGTGAAGAGCTatagccatggccataagtttggacacaagtaccatgacgcttgtgaatcttagaaaataccacaaaattgtcacttacaatacagtacacaactcctgagaactatattaagtttcatattaaaaaaaaacatcaaaagagtttgttgtcattttgttattcttaccaaattcggttgtgaaagtactgcattttttttgttattttcttctaatattatgttttgggaacaaagttgttccaattgttggaatttattgataatattatatcccttgttgatttgttgactaattaaactggtgctgtcaaaaaatattagttatgttctgtaatagacatcaaaacagacatagtaagtcatgctgtgtccaaacttatggccatggctgtataggagtcactggaaactcacaACTGACTCTTTACAGGTGTAGGTAAAGTTATGTatctgtatctgtgtgtgtcttctctgtaaataattgctttgtttttgagtaaataACAAAACTGTCCACAAATCAATGTAACAGTACCTGGGATGCGGCCGTTGGCTTTGTGCAGGGGACTCCTCGGTTTCTCTCGATTGGACAGGTTGAGAGGCTCCTGGATGACGCTCTCCGTTTGGGGAGGAGACTGAACTCGACTGTGAGGCACCGTAGAGACTGACCCGtctgagagagacagaaagatacAGAGAGAAGGACAGAAAATCAGACTATTGAATGACTTGATCTGTAAGGCACTTTATTTCTGCTAAAGTCATTTGTTATACCCACTATTGTGTGTGTCTGGAGCAGGGAAAGTGAAAAAGATGGGGCGAATTCTGAATGGCGACAAGAGTTCCGGCTGGCTGCTCACTGTGGCTACAACAGCTGCAGTGGTGAAATCGGGGGAAGCTGCGAGAGAGAAATATGAGGAAAtgtgacatgctaaactgaAAGCAAAAGTGATTTTTACAGCAGCTTGGACATTATATATTAACAGCTTTATCAAAGGCTAAAGTGAAGTTGAACACAAAGAAGCCTTTTTACTACTAACACACAGGGCACAGAACAAAGTCACCGTTCTGGACTCTGGAGTTGGTATCCAGGTAACCACAATCCTCTGGCACAAATCCTACTGCCGATAATGGAAAACACCGATTTTAAGGTAGAGACAAACGAGGAATGTGTTTGTATTGTACTGGTGCTCAGTTTTATAGTTCTGGTACTACATTTAGTAGGGAAATCCTGTGTTGATAGATGGTAATATGTTATATGGGGTTGAACTTTTCACCAAACATAGCACACTCAAATTATGCTTTAAACAAGAAATCACAAACACTTGTCCTCGCATCTAAAGAGAAGTATAGTTATGGATTAAATCTTTTCAGGGTTGGGATTTCAAGTTTGGCTATGTCCTCGCAagtacagtaaaataaacattagGAGAGAAAATTAATTCCTGCACTCTGTGTTTGTACATGATAAGGAAGTAAGGAAGTCATCACACCCACAATCTAACAGGACAAACTAGTTTGATTTGACACCAAACTAATTCAAAAAATAGACTAAGCATCAACACTGAAACATTGCTGCACTCTCTGTAGCACAACCTTGTGGATGCGCCAGACAACAATCTATATGTGTGTCCATGTGTCTACAGATTTCTGTAAATTCAGATGGCTGCTGCCAAAGCTCTCAGACGAGGAGCTGAGCACATTACTCTCTTCAAGGCATTTGTAGAACAGATTTGAAAGTGTTGCTGCTGGTGTGTGGCCTTGGgtcaaaacacatttctaacgCGCTTGAAGAATATAAACCCAGCAGATCACTTAGAGCGTTATAAAGAGGAAGAGCCTCGGTTTTAAGGACAATagagaaaagctgcttttaGCTATTATTCTGCACACAGACTGAACTGCCAGAATGATGTTAAGAGTGCTCCAACATTTGACACTTTCAAACCAAAATTAAAAACTGTGCTCctgttttttaattgatttagtttctcttttattttatctcttaTTAAACAGAGCGGCTTGTTTTACTACACTATGaccccatccatccatctattatctatacactgcttaatcctcttTAGGGATGTGGGAAGACTGGAGTCCATCCCAAATgacttggggcgaaggcaggggacaccctggacaggtctccagtctgtcATACGGCtacatgtagagacaaacaagcacgctcacattcacacctacagacaatttagaataactaattaacctcagggtttttttggactgtgggaagaagccggagaaaacccccGCATgtacaaggagaacatgcaaactctatgcagaaagatccgaGGTCCAGGCTGGGATGTGAACCGAAGATCTTCTAGCTACACTCTAACTCATATTTTATACctttttattcaacattttacttcattttcctttttattacaTCTTCAAAAGACATTCTGGTGCATTTATCTACCTTAAATAAACAATTTGCATATGAAAAGCGCCACACAAATTAAAGTCTCTTGCTGTACCTCAAACTACAGCCAGTTTCCCTGCCTGTGCacactaaaaatgttcaaaaatgtacGTTACTGACCTGCCGTGTCTTTAGCTGTGGGTGCATGTGGCTCTTGGACGGCGTGAGTGGGCATCTGGCTGCTGACTGGACCCTGAATGTGTGCAGCCTGGGGATCAGAGACGACACTCCTTCTCTGTTGCTTCACACACTGAAGGATCTCATACAGAACATcgcctgcagaaaaaaaaaatgtgcatatgATAAAACTGGCACAAAGCCAGCAGTCAGCCTGCTTCT
The window above is part of the Acanthochromis polyacanthus isolate Apoly-LR-REF ecotype Palm Island chromosome 6, KAUST_Apoly_ChrSc, whole genome shotgun sequence genome. Proteins encoded here:
- the etv7 gene encoding transcription factor ETV7 isoform X1 codes for the protein MESVSRSPLVKQETRANSSPSSMHGSQIKVPPSMPLSPPNQAPVVSPSTQEELWHLPGRLRINPSLWDKEDVAHWLHWAQKEYSLRRPEKGRFEMNGRALCLLTKEDFRRRCPSSGDVLYEILQCVKQQRRSVVSDPQAAHIQGPVSSQMPTHAVQEPHAPTAKDTAASPDFTTAAVVATVSSQPELLSPFRIRPIFFTFPAPDTHNNGSVSTVPHSRVQSPPQTESVIQEPLNLSNREKPRSPLHKANGRIPECRLLWDYVYQLLCDDRYQEYIRWEDPESLVFRVVDPNGLARLWGNHKNRDNMTYEKMSRALRHYYKLNIIKKERGQKLLFRFLKLPQDIKKQQVDTALSPEHTPPQDGDFPDSSPGHEFSEDHFEVSPDRTSPQTPLTGDPVR